From the genome of Streptomyces sp. NBC_01317, one region includes:
- a CDS encoding DUF3090 domain-containing protein produces MSRQVFLYDPPDRFVAGTVGLPGRRTFFLQASAAGRVTSVALEKTQVAALAERIDELLDEVVRRTGGNAPVPAVAPTEIADSAPLDAPVEEEFRVGTMALAWDGDEQRMIVEAQALVEVDAETDEDLAEAEERLLQDEENGPPMLRVRLSGAQARAFAKRALDVVNAGRPPCPLCSLPLDPEGHVCPRQNGYRRGA; encoded by the coding sequence GTGTCCCGTCAGGTGTTCCTCTACGACCCACCGGACCGCTTCGTGGCCGGTACGGTCGGGCTGCCTGGACGCCGTACGTTCTTCCTCCAGGCCTCCGCCGCGGGGCGCGTGACCAGCGTCGCCCTGGAGAAGACCCAGGTGGCCGCCCTCGCCGAGCGGATCGACGAACTGCTCGACGAAGTGGTCCGCCGTACCGGCGGCAACGCCCCGGTGCCCGCCGTCGCCCCCACCGAGATCGCCGACTCCGCCCCGCTGGACGCCCCCGTGGAGGAGGAGTTCCGGGTCGGCACGATGGCGCTGGCGTGGGACGGTGACGAACAGCGCATGATCGTCGAGGCGCAGGCGCTCGTCGAGGTGGACGCCGAGACCGACGAGGACCTCGCCGAGGCCGAGGAGCGGCTCCTCCAGGACGAGGAGAACGGTCCGCCGATGCTCCGGGTGCGCCTCAGCGGGGCGCAGGCCCGCGCCTTCGCCAAACGCGCCCTGGACGTGGTCAACGCGGGCCGCCCGCCGTGCCCGCTGTGCAGCCTGCCGCTCGACCCGGAAGGACACGTATGCCCGCGCCAGAACGGATACCGCCGCGGAGCCTGA
- a CDS encoding LLM class F420-dependent oxidoreductase: protein MRLGINLGYWGAGMDGDNLAVAQEADRLGYDVCWAAEAYGSDAPTVLAWVAAHTESIDVGSAILQIPARQPAMTAMTAATLDSLSGGRFRLGLGVSGPQVSEGWYGVKFDKPLARTREYVEIVRRAMSRERLSYEGEHWTLPLPGGPGKPIKLTVHPEREHIPLYIAAIGPKNLEQTGEIADGALLIFPSAEHLEDTAIRHLRAGREKAGLTMDGFDVCPTVPIAVGDDITALADTFRPYTALYVGGMGSREQNFYNQLARRMGYEKEAAGIQDAYLSGDKAGAAAAVPHQLIDSTTLLGSVERIADRMSAYAAAGVTTLTLAPAGLTLDERLAALRVGTEALERAGLVS, encoded by the coding sequence ATGCGGCTCGGCATCAACCTCGGTTACTGGGGCGCGGGGATGGACGGCGACAACCTCGCGGTGGCGCAGGAGGCCGACCGGCTCGGCTACGACGTCTGCTGGGCCGCCGAGGCGTACGGCTCCGACGCCCCGACCGTCCTGGCCTGGGTCGCCGCCCACACGGAGAGCATCGACGTCGGCTCCGCGATCCTCCAGATCCCGGCCCGCCAGCCCGCCATGACCGCCATGACCGCCGCCACCCTCGACTCCCTCTCCGGCGGCCGCTTCCGCCTCGGCCTCGGCGTCTCGGGACCGCAGGTCTCCGAGGGCTGGTACGGCGTCAAGTTCGACAAGCCGCTCGCCCGCACCCGTGAGTACGTCGAGATCGTCCGCAGGGCGATGTCCCGCGAGCGGCTCTCCTACGAAGGCGAGCACTGGACGCTGCCGCTGCCCGGCGGCCCCGGCAAGCCCATCAAGCTCACCGTCCACCCGGAGCGCGAGCACATCCCGCTCTACATCGCCGCGATCGGCCCGAAGAACCTGGAGCAGACCGGCGAGATCGCCGACGGCGCGCTGCTGATCTTCCCCTCCGCCGAGCACCTGGAGGACACGGCGATCCGCCACCTCCGCGCGGGCCGCGAGAAGGCCGGTCTGACCATGGACGGCTTCGACGTCTGCCCGACCGTCCCGATCGCCGTCGGCGACGACATCACGGCACTGGCCGACACCTTCCGCCCGTACACCGCCCTGTACGTCGGCGGCATGGGCAGCCGCGAGCAGAACTTCTACAACCAGCTCGCGCGGCGCATGGGGTACGAGAAGGAGGCGGCCGGGATCCAGGACGCGTACCTCTCCGGGGACAAGGCGGGCGCCGCCGCCGCCGTACCGCACCAGCTGATCGACTCGACCACCCTGCTCGGGTCCGTGGAGCGGATCGCCGACCGGATGAGCGCGTACGCCGCCGCCGGTGTCACCACGCTCACCCTCGCGCCGGCCGGCCTGACGCTCGACGAGCGGCTCGCGGCCCTGCGGGTCGGCACCGAAGCCCTGGAGCGCGCGGGACTCGTCTCCTAG
- a CDS encoding SMP-30/gluconolactonase/LRE family protein encodes MQRSFARRDLFAAAAALGGAALLAPPGSAAAAAPRPTARTWPAAFALPDGFRPEGIAIGSEPYAYIGSIARGDVYRASLATGRGTVVVQGLGPEHPVIGIKLDGRGRLFLSGGVSGEIRIADLRTGKVTKTFTVGTDLTMVNDVILTPGAAWFTDSFEPQLYKLPLGRHGEPGDRVETVPLSGDWVQGPALTANGITTTPDGRALLVVNSFAGGGGLMRVDPRTGVARAVDLGPARLPNGDGLLLLGRTLYVVQNRQNAMDVLLLDRAGTKGTALTRITAPGTFRVPTTAAAYGDRIYLPNARFDVTAPTPETDYDVVSVARVRTHARP; translated from the coding sequence ATGCAACGTTCCTTCGCACGGCGTGACTTGTTCGCCGCCGCGGCCGCCCTCGGCGGAGCGGCGCTCCTCGCCCCGCCCGGCTCCGCCGCCGCGGCCGCCCCGCGCCCCACCGCACGGACCTGGCCCGCCGCCTTCGCCCTGCCGGACGGCTTCCGGCCCGAGGGCATCGCCATCGGCTCGGAGCCGTACGCCTACATAGGTTCGATCGCGCGCGGCGACGTCTACCGCGCGAGCCTCGCCACCGGCCGCGGCACGGTCGTCGTCCAGGGGCTCGGCCCCGAACACCCTGTCATCGGGATCAAGTTGGACGGCCGGGGCCGGCTGTTCCTGAGCGGCGGGGTCAGCGGCGAGATCCGGATCGCCGACCTGCGGACGGGGAAGGTCACGAAGACCTTCACCGTGGGCACGGACCTCACCATGGTCAACGACGTGATCCTGACACCCGGCGCCGCGTGGTTCACGGACTCCTTCGAACCACAGCTCTACAAGCTGCCGTTGGGCCGGCACGGCGAGCCGGGCGACCGCGTCGAGACCGTCCCGCTCAGCGGCGACTGGGTCCAGGGGCCGGCTCTCACCGCCAACGGCATCACCACCACCCCGGACGGCCGGGCGCTGCTCGTGGTGAACAGCTTCGCCGGGGGCGGCGGCCTGATGCGGGTCGACCCCCGCACCGGCGTGGCACGCGCCGTGGACCTCGGGCCGGCCCGGCTGCCCAACGGCGACGGGCTGCTGCTCCTCGGCCGTACGCTCTACGTGGTCCAGAACCGGCAGAACGCCATGGACGTCCTGCTGCTCGACCGCGCGGGCACGAAGGGCACGGCGCTCACCCGGATCACCGCCCCGGGGACCTTCCGGGTCCCCACGACGGCGGCGGCGTACGGCGACCGGATCTACCTGCCCAACGCCCGCTTCGACGTGACCGCCCCGACCCCGGAGACGGACTACGACGTGGTGTCGGTCGCGCGCGTACGTACTCACGCGCGTCCCTGA
- a CDS encoding aldo/keto reductase, whose protein sequence is MEQRHLGRTGLRVSRIGLGTLTWGRDTDEHDAADQLKAFWEAGGTLVDTADVYGGGEAEYLLGQLVERLVPRRDLIISTKAGSVPDPDRRFDGSRGHLLAALDASLARLGTDYVDLWQIHAFDAATPLEETLHALDIAVSSGRVRYAGVSNFCGWQLAKAATWQLASPGIRTRLAGTQMEYSLLQRGVEREVLPAAIDLGIGLLPSSPLGRGVLTGKYRHGTPADSRAASDMAPFVEPYLDEAASRIVDAVATAAEGLAATPLEVALAWVRDRPGVVAPIVGARNAQQLTAALSVESLSLPDEICQALDDVSAPVHRYPDQDWSTL, encoded by the coding sequence ATGGAGCAGAGGCATCTCGGCCGTACCGGCCTGCGTGTGTCCCGGATCGGGCTCGGCACCCTGACCTGGGGAAGAGACACCGACGAACACGACGCGGCCGACCAGTTGAAGGCGTTCTGGGAGGCGGGCGGAACGCTGGTCGACACCGCGGACGTGTACGGGGGCGGGGAGGCCGAATATCTGCTCGGACAGTTGGTCGAGCGGCTCGTCCCGCGCCGCGACCTGATCATCTCCACGAAGGCCGGCAGCGTGCCGGACCCGGACCGGCGCTTCGACGGGTCCCGGGGGCATCTGCTGGCGGCGCTGGACGCCTCGCTGGCACGGCTCGGGACAGACTACGTGGACCTGTGGCAGATCCACGCGTTCGACGCGGCGACCCCGCTGGAGGAGACGCTCCACGCGCTGGACATCGCGGTCAGCAGCGGGCGGGTGCGGTACGCGGGCGTGTCGAACTTCTGCGGCTGGCAGCTCGCCAAGGCCGCCACCTGGCAGCTGGCCTCGCCCGGTATACGTACGCGGCTGGCGGGGACGCAGATGGAGTACTCGCTGCTGCAACGCGGCGTGGAGCGTGAGGTGTTGCCCGCCGCGATCGACCTGGGCATCGGGCTGCTGCCGTCGTCGCCCCTCGGCCGCGGGGTGCTCACCGGGAAGTACCGGCACGGCACCCCGGCGGATTCGCGGGCCGCGTCGGACATGGCGCCGTTCGTGGAGCCGTACCTGGACGAGGCGGCGAGCCGGATCGTCGACGCGGTCGCGACGGCGGCGGAGGGGCTGGCCGCGACGCCCCTGGAGGTGGCGCTGGCGTGGGTCAGGGACCGCCCCGGGGTGGTGGCCCCGATCGTGGGCGCGCGCAACGCGCAGCAGCTCACGGCGGCTTTGTCAGTGGAGAGCCTTAGTCTTCCTGACGAGATCTGCCAGGCGCTCGACGACGTGTCGGCGCCCGTGCACCGCTATCCGGACCAGGACTGGAGCACGCTGTGA
- a CDS encoding enolase C-terminal domain-like protein: MSQTVTGFEVHDIRFPTSEQLDGSDAMNPDPDYSAAYVVLRTTDGAEGHGFCFTIGRGNEVTAAAIEALRPYVVGRPAPRTAADLAALYFELTHDSQLRWLGPEKGVMHMAAGAVVNAAWDLAAGYAGKPVWEFLAGMTPEELVSLVDFRYLTDVLTPDDALAILRAAEPGRAERAAQLRERGYPAYTTSPGWLGYADAKLVGLAQQAVADGFEQIKLKVGGDLDDDVRRMKLAREAVGPDIRIAVDANQRWDVAEAVRWMAALAPYEPHWIEEPTSPDDILGHAAIRAGQPVKVATGEHVANRVVFKQLLQAGAVDFVQIDAARVAGVNENVAILLLAAKFGVPVCPHAGGVGLCELVQHLSMFDFVAVSGSWDDRVIEYVDHLHEHFADPVVIVSGRYSAPTAPGFSARMLPASIAEHSYPDGPVWQARRTTEEISS, encoded by the coding sequence ATGAGTCAGACCGTCACAGGGTTCGAGGTTCACGACATCCGTTTTCCCACCTCGGAACAGCTCGACGGCTCCGACGCCATGAACCCGGACCCCGACTACTCGGCGGCCTACGTCGTCCTGCGTACCACGGACGGCGCCGAGGGGCACGGCTTCTGCTTCACGATCGGGCGGGGCAACGAGGTCACGGCCGCCGCCATCGAGGCACTGCGTCCGTACGTCGTGGGGCGCCCGGCCCCGCGCACCGCGGCCGATCTCGCCGCGCTCTACTTCGAGCTCACCCATGACTCGCAGCTGCGCTGGCTCGGCCCGGAGAAGGGCGTGATGCACATGGCGGCGGGCGCCGTCGTCAACGCCGCCTGGGACCTGGCCGCCGGATACGCGGGCAAGCCGGTCTGGGAGTTCCTCGCCGGGATGACCCCCGAGGAACTCGTCTCGCTCGTCGACTTCCGCTATCTGACGGACGTCCTCACCCCGGACGACGCGCTCGCCATCCTGCGGGCCGCGGAACCGGGCCGCGCCGAGCGCGCCGCACAACTGCGCGAGCGGGGCTACCCCGCGTACACGACCTCACCGGGCTGGCTCGGTTACGCCGACGCCAAGCTGGTCGGCCTCGCCCAGCAGGCCGTCGCCGACGGCTTCGAGCAGATCAAGCTCAAGGTGGGCGGCGATCTGGACGACGACGTGCGGCGCATGAAGCTCGCCCGTGAGGCCGTCGGTCCCGACATCCGGATCGCCGTCGACGCCAACCAGCGCTGGGACGTGGCCGAGGCGGTGCGCTGGATGGCCGCGCTCGCCCCGTACGAACCGCACTGGATCGAGGAGCCCACCAGCCCCGACGACATCCTCGGCCACGCCGCCATCCGCGCCGGGCAGCCGGTGAAGGTGGCCACCGGCGAACACGTCGCCAACCGGGTCGTGTTCAAGCAGCTGCTCCAGGCCGGGGCCGTCGACTTCGTCCAGATCGACGCGGCCCGCGTGGCCGGCGTCAACGAGAACGTGGCGATCCTGCTCCTCGCGGCCAAGTTCGGCGTGCCGGTCTGCCCGCACGCCGGCGGGGTCGGACTGTGCGAACTGGTCCAGCACCTCTCCATGTTCGACTTCGTCGCCGTCTCCGGCAGCTGGGACGACCGGGTCATCGAGTACGTGGACCACCTCCACGAACACTTCGCCGACCCCGTGGTCATCGTCTCCGGGAGATACTCCGCCCCGACGGCGCCCGGCTTCTCCGCCCGGATGCTCCCCGCGTCGATCGCCGAGCACAGCTACCCCGACGGGCCCGTCTGGCAGGCCCGCCGCACCACCGAGGAGATCAGCTCATGA
- a CDS encoding SCO1664 family protein, whose product MPAPERIPPRSLSPGDLLARGELTVRGRIREASNAVLYCSVSYEGSEAHCVYKPVAGERPLWDFPDGNLARREVAAYEISEATGWGLVPPTVLREGPYGEGMCQLWIETDADEAAALLALVEDEEPGEGWKAVGFAEVGEGQTALLVHADDERLRRLAVLDAVINNGDRKGGHLLPAAGGRLYGIDHGVTFNVDDKLRTLLWGWAGEPLTEEALSVLARLEDALADGRPLAARLAGLITEAETEAVRARVRELRHTGLHPQPSGQWPAIPWPPV is encoded by the coding sequence ATGCCCGCGCCAGAACGGATACCGCCGCGGAGCCTGAGCCCGGGCGACCTGCTCGCCCGGGGCGAGCTGACCGTGCGCGGCCGGATCCGTGAGGCGTCCAACGCGGTCCTGTACTGCTCCGTCTCGTACGAGGGCAGCGAGGCGCACTGCGTCTACAAGCCCGTCGCCGGAGAGCGCCCCCTGTGGGACTTCCCGGACGGGAACCTCGCCCGGCGCGAGGTGGCGGCGTACGAGATCTCCGAGGCGACCGGCTGGGGGCTCGTACCGCCCACCGTGCTGCGCGAGGGGCCGTACGGCGAAGGCATGTGCCAGCTGTGGATCGAGACGGACGCCGACGAGGCGGCGGCTCTGCTCGCCCTCGTCGAGGACGAGGAACCGGGCGAGGGCTGGAAGGCCGTCGGCTTCGCCGAGGTCGGCGAGGGGCAGACCGCCCTGCTCGTGCACGCCGACGACGAGCGGCTGCGGCGGCTCGCGGTCCTCGACGCCGTCATCAACAACGGCGACCGCAAGGGCGGCCATCTCCTGCCGGCCGCCGGGGGACGGCTGTACGGCATCGACCACGGCGTCACGTTCAACGTGGACGACAAACTGCGCACGCTGCTCTGGGGGTGGGCGGGTGAACCCCTCACCGAGGAGGCGCTGTCCGTGCTCGCCCGGCTGGAGGACGCGCTCGCCGACGGCCGGCCCCTCGCGGCCCGGCTGGCGGGGCTGATCACGGAGGCCGAGACCGAGGCGGTCCGCGCCCGGGTCCGTGAGCTGCGCCACACGGGACTCCACCCGCAGCCGTCGGGCCAGTGGCCCGCCATCCCCTGGCCACCCGTCTGA
- a CDS encoding magnesium and cobalt transport protein CorA, whose translation MRTGGRSGDNAAVIVDCAIYRDGHRTDGPADFSDALDEARAHGDAFLWIGLHEPTEDEFSLVSSEFGLHPLAVEDALTAHQRPKLEVYDDSLFLVLKPVEYEQKSDTVTTGELMVFIGDSFVVTVRHGEGSPLGEVRRRLEADPSVLKHGPTAVMYAVSDEVVDHYTEVADELQVDLEELEAEVFAPDGGDSSSGSSSRPSSSKSTAARIYGFKRQVLEFRRATVPLAAPMARLAGGSVPFVHDRSRPFFRDVNDHLLHANEQVEGLDRLLSDILSAHLAQMGVRQNDDMRKISAWAAMAAVPTLIAGIYGMNFEHMPELTYVWAYPTVLAVMVVLVLGLHRTFKRRGWL comes from the coding sequence ATGCGTACGGGGGGCCGGAGCGGGGACAATGCGGCAGTGATCGTGGACTGTGCCATCTACCGCGACGGACACCGCACCGACGGGCCCGCCGACTTCTCCGACGCCCTCGACGAGGCGCGCGCCCACGGGGACGCGTTTCTCTGGATCGGGCTGCACGAGCCGACGGAGGACGAGTTCTCGCTCGTGAGCAGCGAGTTCGGCCTCCATCCGCTCGCCGTCGAGGACGCCCTCACCGCCCACCAGCGGCCCAAGCTGGAGGTGTACGACGACTCGCTGTTCCTGGTGCTCAAACCCGTGGAGTACGAGCAGAAGAGCGACACGGTCACCACGGGTGAGCTGATGGTCTTCATCGGGGACTCGTTCGTGGTGACCGTCCGGCACGGCGAGGGCTCGCCGCTCGGGGAGGTGCGGCGGCGGCTGGAGGCCGACCCGTCCGTGCTCAAGCACGGGCCCACCGCGGTGATGTACGCGGTCAGTGACGAGGTCGTCGACCACTACACGGAGGTGGCCGACGAGCTCCAGGTCGACCTGGAGGAGCTGGAGGCGGAGGTGTTCGCGCCGGACGGCGGCGACAGCTCGTCCGGTTCGTCGTCGCGGCCGTCCTCCAGCAAGTCGACGGCGGCGCGGATCTACGGCTTCAAGCGGCAGGTGCTGGAGTTCCGGCGGGCGACCGTGCCGCTGGCGGCGCCGATGGCCCGGCTGGCGGGCGGCTCGGTGCCGTTCGTGCACGACCGTTCGCGGCCCTTCTTCCGGGACGTGAACGACCACCTGCTGCACGCCAACGAGCAGGTCGAGGGGCTGGACCGGCTGCTGTCCGACATCCTCTCGGCGCATCTGGCGCAGATGGGCGTGCGGCAGAACGACGACATGCGGAAGATCTCGGCGTGGGCCGCGATGGCCGCCGTACCGACGCTGATCGCGGGGATCTACGGCATGAACTTCGAGCACATGCCGGAGCTGACGTACGTGTGGGCGTATCCCACCGTGCTCGCCGTCATGGTGGTGCTCGTCCTCGGTCTGCACCGCACGTTCAAGCGGCGGGGCTGGCTCTGA
- a CDS encoding ferritin-like domain-containing protein: MLSARGLFQEILDNDRSFQLFCSIAASGETQGGWENGRIAALLPESMRDLAPKVTRHGADEDKHGRIFNALLKKRGLEPVGVPDDTDYTMLLERRGIGLAHDKLRRDEPLTEDDIVVYLAHSRITEQRASDQMVMLVKYFGDHPEIGNAVRMISADEDNHLAYCHEELLRLARAGHGRRIQRALHECALAEIQVYREVSLAVMANMARLLGWSAARSAMLTAGVHAMYAYERAFAWRRMVTLSMPERRDALSGPPAPAPAY; encoded by the coding sequence ATGCTTTCGGCCCGAGGCCTGTTCCAGGAAATCCTGGACAACGATCGTTCGTTCCAGCTCTTCTGCTCCATCGCGGCCAGTGGCGAGACCCAGGGCGGCTGGGAGAACGGGCGTATCGCCGCCCTGCTGCCCGAGAGCATGCGGGACCTGGCCCCCAAGGTCACCCGGCACGGAGCCGACGAGGACAAACACGGCCGGATCTTCAACGCGCTCCTGAAGAAGCGCGGCCTGGAGCCGGTCGGCGTCCCCGACGACACCGACTACACGATGCTGCTGGAGCGCCGGGGCATCGGACTCGCCCACGACAAGCTGCGCCGCGACGAGCCGCTGACCGAGGACGACATCGTCGTGTACCTCGCGCACAGCCGGATCACCGAGCAGCGCGCGTCCGACCAGATGGTGATGCTGGTCAAGTACTTCGGCGACCACCCGGAGATCGGCAACGCCGTCCGGATGATCAGCGCCGACGAGGACAACCACCTGGCCTACTGCCACGAGGAACTGCTGCGGCTGGCCCGCGCGGGCCACGGCAGGAGGATCCAGCGGGCCCTGCACGAGTGCGCGCTGGCCGAGATCCAGGTCTACCGCGAGGTGAGCCTCGCGGTGATGGCGAACATGGCTCGGCTGCTCGGCTGGTCCGCCGCCAGGTCCGCCATGCTCACCGCCGGGGTCCACGCGATGTACGCGTACGAGCGGGCGTTCGCCTGGCGCCGGATGGTCACGCTGTCCATGCCGGAGCGCCGCGACGCCCTGAGCGGCCCCCCGGCCCCGGCCCCCGCGTACTGA
- the mshC gene encoding cysteine--1-D-myo-inosityl 2-amino-2-deoxy-alpha-D-glucopyranoside ligase — MHAWPASEVPALPGKGRDLRIHDTSTDGRVTLAPGPVARIYVCGITPYDATHMGHAATYNAFDLVQRVWLDTKRQVHYVQNVTDVDDPLLERAERDGEDWVALAERETALFREDMTALRMLPPQHYIGAVEAIPGIVPLVERLRDAGAAYELQGDIYFSVAADPHFGEVSRLDAEAMRLLSAERGGDPDRPGKKNPLDPILWMAARPGEPSWDGGSLGQGRPGWHIECVAIALDHLGMGFDVQGGGSDLAFPHHEMGASHAQALTGEHPFAQAYVHAGMVGLDGEKMSKSRGNLVFVSTLRRDGVDPAAIRLTLLAHHYRSDWEWTDQVLQDAQERLARWRAAVSRPDGPPADAVVEEIRAALADDLDAPAALAAVDRWAELQASTGGTDEGAPGVVSRAVDALLGVAL; from the coding sequence ATGCATGCCTGGCCCGCTTCCGAGGTCCCCGCCCTGCCTGGCAAGGGCCGCGACCTCAGGATTCACGACACCTCGACCGACGGCCGCGTCACCCTCGCGCCCGGTCCCGTCGCCCGCATCTACGTCTGCGGCATCACCCCGTACGACGCGACCCACATGGGACACGCGGCGACCTACAACGCGTTCGACCTCGTGCAGCGCGTGTGGCTCGACACGAAGCGGCAGGTCCACTACGTCCAGAACGTGACCGACGTCGACGATCCCCTGCTGGAGCGCGCCGAGCGCGACGGCGAGGACTGGGTGGCGCTCGCGGAGCGTGAAACCGCCTTGTTCCGGGAGGACATGACGGCGCTGCGGATGCTTCCGCCCCAGCACTACATCGGCGCCGTCGAGGCCATACCGGGCATCGTGCCGCTCGTGGAGCGGCTGCGGGACGCCGGGGCCGCGTACGAACTCCAGGGCGACATCTACTTCTCGGTGGCGGCCGACCCGCACTTCGGCGAGGTCTCGCGCCTCGACGCCGAGGCGATGCGGCTGCTCTCCGCCGAGCGGGGCGGCGACCCCGACCGCCCCGGCAAGAAGAACCCCCTCGACCCGATCCTCTGGATGGCCGCCAGGCCGGGCGAGCCCAGCTGGGACGGCGGGAGCCTCGGCCAGGGCCGGCCCGGCTGGCACATCGAGTGCGTGGCCATCGCGCTCGACCACCTCGGCATGGGCTTCGACGTCCAGGGCGGCGGCAGCGACCTCGCCTTCCCGCACCACGAGATGGGCGCCTCGCACGCCCAGGCGCTGACCGGTGAACACCCCTTCGCCCAGGCGTACGTACACGCCGGGATGGTCGGCCTCGACGGCGAGAAGATGTCCAAGTCCCGGGGCAACCTGGTCTTCGTCTCGACGCTCCGCCGGGACGGCGTGGACCCGGCGGCGATCCGGCTCACCCTGCTGGCGCACCACTACCGCTCCGACTGGGAGTGGACCGACCAGGTGCTCCAGGACGCCCAGGAGCGCCTCGCCCGCTGGCGGGCCGCCGTCTCGCGCCCCGACGGCCCCCCGGCCGACGCGGTCGTCGAGGAGATCCGCGCGGCGCTGGCGGACGACCTGGACGCCCCGGCGGCCTTGGCCGCCGTGGACCGCTGGGCGGAGCTCCAGGCGTCCACGGGCGGTACGGACGAGGGGGCGCCCGGCGTGGTCTCCCGCGCGGTCGACGCCCTGCTCGGAGTGGCCCTCTAG
- a CDS encoding histidine phosphatase family protein, translated as MATLILVRHGRSTANTAGLLAGWTPGVALDERGAAQAAALPGRLAGVPLAAVVSSPLQRCQETLRPLLDSRPDVPVHSEDRIGECHYGDWSGRKLAELSDEPLMEVVQRHPSAAAFPGGESMRAMQARAVEAVRDWNARVEKEHGDDAVYLMCSHGDIIKALVADALGMHLDLFQRIHVDPCSVTVVRYTRLRPYVVRLGDTGDLSGLAPRENTTGGPGVVGGGAGAP; from the coding sequence ATGGCCACGTTGATCCTCGTACGTCACGGACGCTCCACCGCCAACACCGCGGGGCTGCTCGCGGGCTGGACCCCCGGGGTCGCGCTCGACGAGCGCGGCGCGGCCCAGGCCGCCGCGCTGCCCGGCCGGCTGGCCGGCGTCCCGCTCGCCGCCGTCGTCAGCAGCCCCCTCCAGCGCTGCCAGGAGACCCTGCGGCCGCTGCTCGACAGCAGGCCGGACGTGCCCGTGCACAGCGAGGACCGGATCGGTGAGTGCCACTACGGCGACTGGTCGGGCCGCAAACTCGCCGAGCTGAGCGACGAACCGCTGATGGAGGTCGTACAGCGGCACCCCTCCGCCGCCGCGTTCCCCGGCGGCGAGTCGATGCGCGCCATGCAGGCGCGCGCCGTGGAGGCCGTACGGGACTGGAACGCGCGCGTCGAGAAGGAGCACGGCGACGACGCCGTCTACCTGATGTGCTCGCACGGCGACATCATCAAGGCGCTCGTGGCCGACGCCCTCGGCATGCACCTCGACCTCTTCCAGCGGATCCACGTGGACCCCTGCTCGGTCACCGTCGTCCGCTACACCCGGTTGCGCCCATATGTCGTACGGCTCGGTGACACGGGCGATCTGAGCGGGCTGGCGCCGCGTGAGAACACAACCGGCGGTCCGGGTGTTGTAGGAGGCGGCGCGGGAGCACCGTGA
- a CDS encoding PAC2 family protein produces the protein MIELEAVPELIDPVMVAAFEGWNDAGDAASTAVAHLDREWKGEVFAALDAEDYYDFQVNRPTVWLDGGVRKITWPTTRLSVVRVGGETPRDLVLVRGIEPSMRWRSFCNEILGFAHELGVEMVVILGALLGDTPHTRPVPVSGITSDADLARTMDLEETRYEGPTGIVGILQEACTHAGVPAVSLWAAVPHYVSQPPNPKATLALLNRLEDLIGLRIPLGELAEDARAWQLGVDQLAAEDSEVAEYVQTLEEARDTAELPEASGEAIAREFERYLRRRDGGPGPAAGGHATESGEGPSYRRDPSAGPGRGRPQRPPRPGPEAETDPEAGPETGPGPGPGPDDDDKDNGGTP, from the coding sequence GTGATCGAGCTCGAGGCGGTTCCTGAGCTGATCGACCCGGTCATGGTGGCCGCGTTCGAGGGCTGGAACGACGCCGGCGACGCCGCCTCCACCGCGGTCGCGCATCTGGACCGGGAGTGGAAGGGCGAGGTGTTCGCGGCGCTCGACGCCGAGGACTACTACGACTTCCAGGTCAACCGGCCGACGGTGTGGCTGGACGGCGGAGTACGGAAGATCACCTGGCCGACCACCCGGCTCTCCGTGGTCCGGGTCGGCGGTGAGACGCCTCGTGACCTGGTACTGGTCCGCGGCATCGAACCGTCCATGCGCTGGCGTTCCTTCTGCAACGAGATCCTGGGCTTCGCCCATGAACTGGGTGTGGAGATGGTGGTCATCCTGGGCGCGCTGCTCGGCGACACCCCGCACACCAGGCCGGTGCCGGTCAGCGGGATCACCTCGGACGCCGATCTGGCCAGGACGATGGATCTGGAGGAGACCCGCTACGAGGGGCCGACCGGCATCGTCGGCATCCTCCAGGAGGCGTGCACACACGCGGGCGTGCCCGCGGTGAGCCTGTGGGCCGCGGTGCCGCACTACGTGTCGCAGCCGCCCAACCCGAAGGCGACGCTGGCGCTCCTCAACCGCCTGGAGGACCTGATCGGTCTGCGGATCCCGCTGGGTGAACTGGCGGAGGACGCGCGGGCGTGGCAGCTGGGCGTCGACCAACTGGCCGCCGAGGACAGCGAGGTGGCGGAGTACGTCCAGACGCTGGAGGAGGCGCGGGACACGGCGGAACTACCCGAGGCGTCCGGCGAGGCCATCGCGCGGGAGTTCGAGCGGTATCTGCGGCGCCGCGACGGGGGGCCGGGGCCGGCGGCGGGCGGGCACGCCACGGAGAGCGGTGAGGGGCCGTCGTACCGCCGCGATCCCTCCGCGGGACCGGGACGGGGCCGTCCGCAGAGACCGCCGCGACCGGGACCTGAGGCGGAGACGGACCCGGAGGCGGGTCCGGAGACGGGGCCGGGACCCGGGCCCGGACCCGACGATGACGACAAGGACAACGGCGGGACGCCGTAG